GAGAATGCAAATCCTGAAGGGGGAACCTGCAAAAAAGGTGTTAGCACTCCGACATCCATGTTAGTATTGGATTCGAATTGGAATAaagctaaaaaataaataaatgtaattaaaatcGAGATATGGTGAATAAAGTCGGTAAAAAGTGCAAAAACACGTGATAATATGCTTGTAGAGTGCTTAGAAGATATTTAAAGAGTGAGAGATTATTTAGAGAGTAAAAGAAGTGTGAGGGACGTGAGGGGGATGTTCAGAGAATGAGAAAGGTGTCAAGAATGTCACATGAAATGCCCTCAGTATAAAAGAGTANNNNNNNNNNNNNNNNNNNNGGAAACGAAACGTGGATAAAGGCCGTTTGGATAAGccataatttattcttatcttCTGTTAGGCGTGCTTTTGAATCCTTATCTCCAAGTTGGGGGAACCCTTTATCAGCGGGAACTCTTAACCGCTAGGGATTCCAAGCTGCCAGTGAGTCCAGGGCTTTGGGGGTCCTCCCTCAACTGCAAGGAGTCCCAACTGTCAGAGAGTTCTAATTGTCAGGGAGTCCTTCCTTACTTATTTTGTCTTAGGAGACCCCTCACCTGTGAGGGGTCTCAGCCGCAGGGGGATCCTCCTAGGCCTGATGTGGTCCAATGTGGCTGTTGACATCGGGGTTGACGAGATGTCATGTGGGAGAGTGGGCTACCACGTGTGTGGGCCTTTTAGACCGAAATCATGGTCTGAGTGGAGGGATGTCCTAGGCCTCCTCCTTTTGCCAATCTATTATTTGGGGGGCACCCGCCAAGGCTGCCTGCCAGGTCTTCTTGGGCTTCTTAAATAGTTACGGGCTtctcgtttctttcttctttttggatcgCTTGGACCTATTTGGCGCCaacctatttttatgcacatcaataataataataataataagaagaagaagaagaagaaatgtataaaaaatgaaggaaagaTAGAGGCTTGGTATagattagggtaaattatagcCATCTCccctaaaatttagtataattacagaTACCTCTTcattgttgaaaaataataaatactcccctcaaatgaaaaataattgtatccCTGGACAATTAAGTGAAATGACTACTTTTctcttgttgttttctttcaaatattcaaaaaatatttaaaaaaattgagggtggtaaagtaaataatccatTGGGCATATAGTcgataaaagaatattttaacaaattttaaaaaaaatatataaaattgtaatttataatccataagggaattttaattagttaaccacaaaaattaaataaaattctaatagaGGTTAACAAAATTGGCTCATTGTTGACAAAAATTGACCAACGCATTAATGGATGGGAGGGGATGGCGTTGTCTTATGCTGGACGGGTTCAGATTATAAAATCAGTGCTCATGGCAATGAGCACCTATAGGGCATCTGCATTCATTTTACCTCAAGGTGTTATAAGGGAGACCGAGAAGAGATTGCGCTCTTTCTTATGGAAAGGTGCTACTAGTGGGGGCTATGCAAAGGTAGCATGGAGGGATGTATGTAAGCCAGCTATAGAGGGAGGACAGGGCTTACGAGACATCGCTATTCTTAACCGTGCCTTAATAAGTAAGAAATTATGCGATGTGATTCATTGTGACAGAACATCCATATGGGTGGAGTGGTTGTACCATGGGCGCTTGCGTGATAGGTCCATTTGGACAATTCCTGAGCATGGAGGTTCGTAGGGTTGAAGGAAATTCTTTCGCCTACGTACCGTTATTTGACCATTAGTGAATTATCAAGTGGGTGATGGAGCTACCTTCTATTTGtggcaggacccatggcaCCCCCTCGGACCATTTATTCAGAGGTTCCCACGAGGCCCGCAACTCACTGGTCTTGGACTCTCGGAGAAGCTTAATAGGGTCATTATGGATGGGCATTGACATTGGCCCTCATCACGAACATGTTTAGAGATTGTACAGAATTTGCCCATAATCCATGGAGACGATGATTGTGTTCATTGGCGGGATACGAATGGACGTCTCATTGTTGCATCACTATATCACATATTAGACCCGTCGGGACCCAAGGTAGACTGGACTTCACTACTCTCGGGTTTCCTGAAGATCCCTAGACATACATTGATACTGTGGCTCGCTATACTAGGGAAACTATCCACGGCAGATAAACCGTGGTTGTCTTATCTTAGCACCTGTGTACTTTGTGATGAAGGCGCAATAGAATCACATACACACTTATTTTTCCGATGTCGTTATGCCAGACGATGCCTCATAGCTGTGAGACAAGATGTTCGATTCACCTGGCCGAACTGAGACTGGGCCTTAGATGTGGAGTGGGCTACTAGAAAGTGTAGAGGGAAATATATCATCAATTTATCCTACCGCGCACTACTCGCTGCATGTGTCTATCATATCTGGAGAGAGCGGAACTTGCGCCGCTTTGAGCATGTTGATCGACCATTGAGCACCATCGCTACCATCATAGTGGATGACATTAGACAAAGAATCCTTAGTGCTAATTTATCATACTCTGTTAGTACTTCTGCTTTATATAGCTATGGCGTATTCCATGACCTGTCGTGGGAGAAACCGATATttgactgttgtactgtacgcatgttacctttttatttacatttacccaaaaagaagaaattggCTCATTGTTAAATAAGATCAGGggtgatatttgtaattttttaaataataatgagatatttataattatgctaaactTTAAGAAATATCACTATAATCTacccaattaattattatttcttttgttcaCCACTTGTAAGTTGCCAGCCAGAGTAGAACTTTATTAGAAGTTATACAAAATAAGTTATTTTCCCTTTAATTACaattcttctttatttttattttttaaaaaaatatattattgccTTTATCTTAGCATCATGCTGGTCAAAGCACCCCATTGTTGGGACAAGTTTCCGTAGAATCCGACAAAGCTTGTTGTATGCCACGTGTCTTCTGGATTATTCTTAGAACCCCCCCCCCAATCATTGGTTAATTTCATATCAgtcccaaaaaatattaatgatgcGATGGCGCGCATTTTTCGATCTCAGTGTGATGTTTTTATGTGAGATATTGATGTGTTCTGgtcataattttatagattaaCACCTGAAAAAAACGTcttattacaaagaaaattttttcaaatgtatatattattcaaatatttgttgttggGATGCTAATACACATTCCATATCATTAAAGGATGAAGTTAGCGGTGCAGTGAAATCTGAACGActttcatttaacattttaaacaTCATTCGTTTCTTATTTATTACGATaagaatgatattttttccattgTCTTTAAATATCATTGTATATGCAATGCATGTGAGATTTTTCTAACAGAATAATCGATCGAAAAATCATCACTAtaacaaagtgcaaattttataaaattacgaTAATAAATTGACACacaaaaaatcttaaataacaaaatattaaaatcaaacataatacaacaaatgttatataatttacccctatatatatataggataaaatgcaaacaactcccttgtgatataaaaaataagcaagttatctaataaatagcaatttacatccctatattttttagggcaaattgcaattttcgtctAGTTTTTTAGGGGTAGTGGCGTTTTCAGTCCAggtcttttttaaaatagaatagtagaacaataattaaaaatttttggcaattttaggataaattatccTAAATCGGCCGAAATTGTACACGAGGGAGGCACGTGAGCGTCTGAAAGTTGGGGAAAACTGACGTATCCggttaaataaattaggtGTAAAAAACAGGGGGGGCAACATGATGTGGCAAAGCTGACGTGGAAAAAAAGGCCACGTCAGAGCATCTCCGCCGTCCATCTCTTGCTTGGATCCTTCACGAAACATTTACCAAGAAAATCTCTCCCTTCCTCCGATAAACTTCTGGGGATCTCTGGCACTTCTTTACCCACTCCGATTCTCATCATCAATCCGGCGATATCTGAGCACCGCCACGCTGGATTTCCAGACAACATCTCCGCCACGACGCACCCAAGTGCCCAAATATCCGTCGGAGGCCCCTGCTCGCCCCCGACGACCATCTCCGGCGACATGTACAAAGGGGTGCCCCTCAATTCGCACCCCGTTGCAGCGCCTTTTCTCCCTCCATCCCGCTTCGCCAGCCCAAAATGGGTGATTTTCACGCGGCCATTCGCGcctaaaagaatattttgaagCTTGATATCACAGTGAACGTACCCGAACTTGTGAATATAGTGAATCCCTTTGAGCAAAGCCTCTGTGTATCCCCGGACTTCAGATTCCAGCATCCCCCCACCACCGGAATTCCTAAGCTTATCAGCCAAAGCGTCGCCGAGAGCATACTCCAACAACACATTATACAATTTCTCGCCCTTCTCATACGAACAACTCTCCCACAAAGCACCGAATTGCAATCCATGTTGGCAAGCTGACGTGGCCTTTTTTTCCACTTCAGCTTTAC
The nucleotide sequence above comes from Sesamum indicum cultivar Zhongzhi No. 13 linkage group LG11, S_indicum_v1.0, whole genome shotgun sequence. Encoded proteins:
- the LOC105173761 gene encoding mitogen-activated protein kinase kinase kinase YODA-like, whose product is MKQVVSFWGVRGNKNLDSCGAISQTCQHGLQFGALWESCSYEKGEKLYNVLLEYALGDALADKLRNSGGGGMLESEVRGYTEALLKGIHYIHKFGYVHCDIKLQNILLGANGRVKITHFGLAKRDGGRKGAATGCELRGTPLYMSPEMVVGGEQGPPTDIWALGCVVAEMLSGNPAWRCSDIAGLMMRIGVGKEVPEIPRSLSEEGRDFLGKCFVKDPSKRWTAEML